A region from the Acyrthosiphon pisum isolate AL4f chromosome A1, pea_aphid_22Mar2018_4r6ur, whole genome shotgun sequence genome encodes:
- the LOC100167515 gene encoding proclotting enzyme, with translation MYFSYIFCYALLVALASSSTFTPPDILWLDEEEVCKRSLISGKTHVCKVLDDCKTAIQDIRDNVKYPTICSFKGKMPVVCCAPETVTREERLAVDEVIPEVLPGITLHFQSYKDGLVEDNLITYSRPRRQIVSRIR, from the exons ATGTACTTCTCATACATTTTCTGCTATGCTCTGCTCGTTGCATTGGCCTCCTCGTCGACGTTCACTCCACCCGATATATTGTGGTTGGACGAAG AAGAAGTCTGCAAGAGGAGTTTGATTTCGGGGAAGACTCACGTGTGCAAAGTATTGGACGACTGCAAGACAGCCATTCAGGACATTAGGGACAACGTCAAGTATCCGACCATTTGCAGTTTCAAAGGAAAAATGCCAGTGGTGTGCTGTGCGCCGGAGACTGTGACCAGAGAAGAAAGACTAGCCGTAGATGAAGTCATTCCGGAAGTTTTACCCGGAATAACGC tgcattttcAAAGCTACAAAGATGGATTAGTCGAAGATAATCTCATCACCTACTCTCGACCTCGTCGTCAAATTGTGTCACGAATCCGATAA